The Candidatus Hydrogenedentota bacterium DNA segment TCCTCCGGCGCCTTGTCAATCATCCCAAAGTCTATCGCCTTCGCCTTGCCAGACTTCGACAGAACCTTCGTGATCGCGCTCGTGAGCGTCGTCTTGCCGTGGTCCACGTGGCCGATCGTCCCCACGTTCACGTGCGTCTTGTTCCGTACAAACTTTTCCTTGGCCATGACGGCTCT contains these protein-coding regions:
- the tuf gene encoding elongation factor Tu (EF-Tu; promotes GTP-dependent binding of aminoacyl-tRNA to the A-site of ribosomes during protein biosynthesis; when the tRNA anticodon matches the mRNA codon, GTP hydrolysis results; the inactive EF-Tu-GDP leaves the ribosome and release of GDP is promoted by elongation factor Ts; many prokaryotes have two copies of the gene encoding EF-Tu) → MAKEKFVRNKTHVNVGTIGHVDHGKTTLTSAITKVLSKSGKAKAIDFGMIDKAPEERERGITISIAHVDCPGHADYIKNMITGAAQMDGAIL